In Achromobacter pestifer, the DNA window GGAGGCCACACGAATTTCATCGTGAACCAGCCAAGAACGAAGAACACGAGCATCTGGAAAATGATCGTCGCGTTCAGATTCACGGTCGTTCCTTTAACACCTTGCGGCTCCGACCGCACCCGGAAAGGGGCGTCACGGAGCACTCGATACTTTGCTAGGCGGCGACGGAGCTTGCACCCGCATCGCCGCCAGCGTCATGACCCGCCTTTTCGCCGGCGGGCGGTGCCTTATCCGACGAACGGATTGGCGAAGGCGAACAGCATGGCAATACCCACGCCGATCAGGAATGCCGCGTCGATCAGGCCAGCCAGCAGGAACATCTTCGTTTGCAGAGCGTTCATCAGTTCAGGCTGACGAGCCGAGGCTTCCAGATACTTGCCGCCCATCAGTGCGATGCCGATGCAAGCGCCGATAGCGCCCAGACCGATGATAAGACCGCATGCGAGGGCAACGAAAGCGACGTTGGTCATGACAACTCCTTGGTTAGAAATCTGAAGTCAAAAATTGAAAAATAAGGGGTACTGCTCAATGCAAGATAATCTTGCTATCCCGTGCTGGCCGGATGGCCAGCACGGGAAATTCGGGGGGATCAGTGGCCTTCGTGAGCCTGGCCGAGGTACACCAGCGTCAGCATCATGAAGATGAAGGCCTGCAGCAGAACGATCAGGATGTGGAAGATCGCCCAGATGGAACCGGCCAGGATGTGGCCGATGCCCAAGCCGATGCTGGGGCCGTTGAAGCCGGTCCAGGCGCCGCCCAGCAGGGCGATCAGCATGAACAGCAGTTCGCCGGCAAACATGTTGCCGAACAACCGCATGCCCAGCGAAACGGACTTGGCGGCGTATTCGATCAGGTTCAGCAGCAGGTTGAACGGAGCCAGGACGAAGGCGGCGATGCCGTGCGCGTGGAACGGCGCGGTGAACAGTTCCTTGACGAAACCGCCCGGGCTCTTGATCTTGATGCCGTAGTAGAACATCAGCAGCAGCACGCCCAGCGACATGCCCATCGGCACGTTCAGGTCGGCGGTCGGCAGAATGCGGTGATAGTAGAGCGGGTCGCCGTGCTCAGCGCCCAGGCCGGTCAAGCGCCAGATCGACGGCAGCAGGTCGACGGGCAGCAAGTCCAGCGCGTTCATCAGGATGATCCAGAGGAATACGGTGAGCGCCAGCGGGGCGATGAAAAGACGGCTCTTGGCGTTGTGGACGATGCCCTTGGCCTGGTCGTCGACCATGTCGACGATCATTTCCACGAAGGCCTGGAAACGACCCGGCACGCCGTTGGTGGCGCGGCGCGCAGCGCGCCACAGGAAGAAAATGACGATCAGACCCATCAGGCCGGACCAGAACAACGAGTCGTAATTGATGATGTCGAACTGAGCAATAGCGCTCTGTTTCTCACCCGTATTGTTCAGATGCACCAGGTGGTGCTGAATATACGCGGACTGAGGCGACACGTCGCTGGCAGCAGCCATTTGAATCCTACCCTATTTGCTGTGCCCGGCCCTTGCGAACCGGACGATTCCACGATTTCGTTTGCCGCAAACCTGCTCGGCGCTATGACAACTTGCGGAACATCAAGAGCAGGAGATAGCCCTTCAATGTGAGTATCAGACCGAGCAGCGCGGCAGGCCATACGAGGCTATCCTGCGCCACACGCGAAAGCAGCCACAACAGCAAAGCCGTTGCGAACAACTTGATCAACTCACCAGAGAGAAAGGTAAAGGGACTGGCTTTACCGGCCCGTACGCTGACAACCAGGCGCAATGCGAACAACGCATTGGGAATGAAATACGCTCCCGCCCCCGCCAACGCCGACCAACCTGCCGTCGCCCCTCCGACAACCCCCGCAATTACTGCTGCTGCGAGCCCCATGGCACCTTGCGCAGCCAATGCCAACAGGAGCCCGCGGCTTGCTTGAGCATTCAGCGCCGCGCGATCCGCGTCACTGAGTACCAGAACTTTATCCGTCGCGTCGTGGTCAAACACTGCTTGCTGCTGACCATGACCTTCAACCGGACCCTGCCGCACTTCCTGCTGCATGGTGTTCTGTTGCATCAAACTTCCTCGCTTTGCTTCTTTGCCCCTATCAGAACCGGCGCGTCTCGCTGCCTGTAGCTGCCCCCATAGCTGACGTTAGTCCGTTGATTTCAAAAGCATCTTCAACGGCCCATCGGCTACTTGTCAGCCGCTACGTGTTCTTATCCCGCAAGCGTCAAACCCGCAGAGTATAGCGTGATTCTTTTTACCCTAGCAAATGAACTTTCGGCAGTTTGTAAGGCGCAAACAACGCTTGGATCGGACGAAATTAGGGACGCGAATCGACCCTCGCCGCATGTGCGCAAAGCCTGCTCAATGAAGCGCGGCCTGCTCAATCGAGGCCGCGCTTTATACCATCAAAGCAGGATCAGTCTTCCTTGACCGGCGGTGGCGCCCACAGTCCGTCCAGCGCCGTATCCTGGGGTGAATACAGGCGCATGCTGAGCAGGAAGGGCGCATCGGCCGCTGGCGAGGCGATCCAGTTCGAGCGCTTGCGCTCGCCGGGGTCGCGGCGCTGGATGTAGATATCCAGCGAACCGTCGGCGTTGTACTTCAGGCCGTCGGTGCTGCGCAGCACGTAGCGGTTGGCCGGATTGTCGGCAAAGCCATGCTTCTGATCATAGACGTGCAGCGACCAGAAAGTGGCTGGCGGCAGCTGGCCCTTGTCGAAGTGCAGCACATAGTCCTCGTTGGAGTTCAGCGCGCGCCCCTTGGAATCGGACACCGTCACCGGGTACAGCACGTCCTCGGGGGTCGGCGCGCCCAAGCCGGCGTAGGCGATCGCGGCACGGCGCGTGTAGTCGGTGCCGTAGGTGCCGATACCGGACAACACGGTGCTCCAGCCGTTCATGGGCGTGCCCAAGCGAGACACGCCGTCGGCGATGCGCCGGCCCGCCAGCGGCTGGGCCTGCGCCAACGCCTGCTGCACGGCCGGGCTCAGGCGGCCGTACGAGAACGGTTGCCGGCCATCCAGGCCGATGCGGCGCATGCGGTCCAGGATGGGCGTGTCGTTGGCGTGCGGCGGGTTGTTGCGCAACACGTCGAAGAACAACGTGAAGAACGAGGCCGCGTCCATGCCGGCGGCTTGCTCGGCCGGCGTGCCGTCAGGCACGGTCACGGGCATGGGCGGCGGCAGGTCGCTGCCTATCGGCGCCGAGCCCACGCCGGGCCCGGTCTGCGGATAGGCGCTGCGGGAGTTGCGGTTGACGGTGGGCCTGGCCGTAACGGGCGCGGCCATCGGGCTGGCGGTCATGCCGGCCTGGATCTGGTTGACGGCCGCGTAGTCCTGCGGGCCGCCCGCCTGGGTCCAGCCTATCAGCCAGCCGCTGGCGGTGGGGCTGTGGATCACGTCCATGCCGGACGGCACGCTGCCCTGCCAGCCGGGGCCGACGATGGCGAAGGACTGGGCGCCGTTGCCGTTGGTGCGCGTGCCGCGCGAAGCGAACACGTCGCTCCACATGTCCAGGGCCGACAACACCATATAGCGGTCGCCGGTGGCGGGCAGGTTCACGATCAGCGGCGCGCGCGACACGTCGAACCACAGGCTGGAATAGAGCGCATCGGCGCTGGGCCACGGCACATCACCCGCGCGCGGGTCGGGGAACGCGGCCTTGTGGCCGAACTGGTTCATCGGCGCCTTGCCGTCCAGCGGCGTCTGCACAGCCGTGGCCTTGCGGCGGGCCAACTCCATCAGGACCATCGGATACGCGTAGACATAGGCATCGATGGCGATGTCGCGCAGCTCTTGCTCGCTCATCTGCGACGCGGGCGCCGAGGCCGCCGGATACGGCGTTTCAGACACCAGGCGCAAGGTGGGACGCGGCGATTGCGCCTGAGTCGCGGTGACGAAGCAGGCGCTGAGCGCGCCGGCAAGAACCGCGGCGGACCAGCGGCGGGTAGCGATGGATGTACGCATGCAAGGCTCCTTCTTGGTTTTGTCTGCAAGCGAGCCGCCGCGCCGGACTTGCCAGTTCGGGCAAGCCTCTCTGGCGCGGCACCTCGTGGTGACGCCTTTTCAGGATAGGGGCGAACTCTGCAACAAGGTGCTGCCGAACCGTTTCAAGGCGCAACCCGCCATGGCGCCCGGATGCATGCGAAAAAAAGCGCGCCCTGGGAGGGCGCGCGGGGCAAATCTCGAGGCGCCCGGGCTCGCCACCCGGGCGTAACAAGGATTAACGGTGTTTGAAGTCCGGTTTGCGCTTCTCGGTGAAAGCGGCCATGCCTTCCTTCTGGTCTTCCGTGGCGAACAGCGAATGGAACACGCGGCGTTCGAACAGCAGGCCTTCGTTGAGCGAGCCTTCGAAAGCGCGGTTGACGCATTCCTTGGCCATCATGACCGACGGCAAGGACATGGAGGCGATCACGGTAGCCGCGTCCATGGCTTCTTCCATGAGCTTGTCGGCCGCGACCACGCGCGACACCAGGCCGGCGCGTTCCGCTTCTTCTGCGCCCATCATGCGGGCGGTCAGCGCCAGGTCCATGGCCTTGGCCTTGCCCACCGCGCGCGGCAGGCGCTGGGTGCCGCCCGCACCCGGGATCACGCCCAGCTTGATTTCGGGCTGGCCGAACTTGGCGTTGTCGGCGGCGATGATGATGTCGCACATCATGGCCAGTTCGCAGCCGCCGCCCAGGGCGTAGCCGGCCACGGCGGCGATCACGGGCTTCTTGATGCGCTTGAGCGTTTCCCAGTTGCGCGTGATGTATTCGTTGCCATACACGTCCATGTACGACCAGTCTTTCATGGCGCCGATGTCGGCGCCGGCGGCGAAGGCTTTTTCGCTGCCGGTGATGACCACGGCGCCGATATCGGCGTCCGCCTCGAACGCCAGCAAGGCCGCGCCGAGCTCATCCATCAGTTGATCGTTCAAGGCGTTCAGGGCCTTGGGACGGTTCAGCGTCAGCAGGCCAACGCGGCCCCGGGTTTCGACCAGTACAAACGACTCGCTCATTGCATGTCTCCGAATAAGTATGAAAGTAAGATATGGCCATGGAAAAAGACAAAGCTCCGCCGCTACTTTACCGCCTCGCGCCCCACGATCCGGCCGGACACCGCTACCGGATAACCCTAAGCATCGCAGCGCCCTCCCCGGACGGCCAGCGCCTGTCGCTGCCGGCCTGGATTCCGGGCAGCTACCTGATCCGCGATTTCTCCCGCCAGATCGAATCGGTGGCGGCCTATTCCGGCACGCGACGCGTGCCTGTCGAGAAGATCGACAACCATACCTGGCAGGCCGCGCCCTGCGAGGGCCCGCTGCGGGTGGAGTATGAAGTCTATGCCTGGGACCTGTCGGTGCGCGGCGCGCACCTGGACGAGACCCACGGCTTTTTCAACGGCACCAGCGTATTCCTGCGGGTGCATGGCCAGGACCATCTGCCCTGCCTGGTGGACCTGGCGCCGCCGCGCTCGATGCCGGGCTGGAAGGTCTACACCAGCCTGCCGGAAGCGCGCGGCCACAAGGGCGCCGCGCGCCGCCACGGTTTCGGGCTGTATTTGGCGCCGGACTATGACGCGCTGATCGATCATCCAGTGGAAATGGGCACGCCGCAGGTGTCGAGCTTTGTGGCGCATGGCGCCGAACACGAGCTGGTGTTCACCGGCGTTGCGCCCAATCTGGACCTGGCCCGCATCACGGAAGACGTGCGCAAGATCTGTGAAACGCAGATTGCGTTCTTCGAGCCGCGCAGCAAGCGCGCGCCGTTCCTGGACAGCTCGGACCGCTACGTGTTCATGACCATGGTCACGGGCGACGGCTATGGCGGCCTGGAGCATCGCGCCAGCACGGCGCTGATGACGGCGCGCAAGGATCTGCCGGTGCTCGGCCAGCAGGGCCAGGGCGAGGGCTATCGCGGCTTTCTGGGCCTGGTGAGCCACGAGTATTTCCATACCTGGAACGTCAAGCGGATCAAGCCGGACGCCTTCGTTCCCTACGATCTTTCGCAACCCGACCTGACGCGCCTGCTGTGGGTGTTCGAAGGCTTCACGTCCTATTACGACGATCTGCTGCTGCTGCGTTCGGGCGCGATCACTCAGGCCGACTATCTGCGTCTGCTGGCCAAGACCATCACCAGTGTGGCGCGCACGCCGGGCCGGATGAAGCAGTCGGTGGCGGAGAGCTCGTTCGACGCCTGGACACGCTATTACAAGCAGGACGAGAACTCGCCGAACGCGCTGGTCAGCTATTACACCAAGGGCGCGCTGGTGGCGCTGGGGCTGGATTTGCTGATCCGCCGGGAAACGGGCGGGGCGCGCTCGCTGGACGACGTGATGCGCTTGCTGTGGGAACGCTATGGGCGCGATTTCTATCAAGGCAAGCCGCAAGGACTGCCGGAGGATGGACTGCCGGCGCTGATTCGTGAGGCCACGGGCGTGGATACGCGGCGCTTCATCTCGCGCCATGCCTACGGGATGGCGGATGTGCCGCTGGCGAAGTTGCTGGAGCCACAGGGCATCACGCTGCAATGGAAGACGGCGGCGAATATTCCCTCGCTGGATGTGCGTACGCGCAAGCAGGGGGAATCGCTGGTGTTGGCGACGGTGCTGGAGGGCGGCGCGGGGCACAAGGGCGGATTGTCCGCGGGGGATGTGCTGGTGGCGGTGGATGGCTTGCGGGTGGATGCGCCGGCGGGGCTGGAACTGCTGCTGGCTCAGTACCGGGTCGGGGACCGGGTGACTGTGCATGTGTTTCGGCGGGATGAGTTGAGGGAGTTCCGGGTGCGGTTGGCTGCGCCGGAGGCTTTGGATTGTGTGTTGACGGGCTGAGTCTTTTGCTTTGCTCGGTTTTTTTGGGGCCGTCTTTGTGGGACGGCCCTTTGTTCTTTGGGCGGCCGGTTGTGTTCTTGAGACCGCCTGGCGCGGCGGCCCGGCCGGTGGCGCGGGGCAACGATTGCGGTCCGGAGCGTTCGCTCCGGACTTCCCCTGCGTCATCCTCGTCACCGCCTTCGGCGGCTCCTTCGGATTCCCTTGGGCTTATCGACGCCCCGCGCCACCGGCCGGGCCGCCGCGCCAGGCTCTGCTGTTTGAATCTTCGCGGGCGCTGGGACGAGTCGTTTGCTTGGGGTTCTCGCCTCGGTCTGGGTGGGTGGCGAAGATCTTACGGGGTCCGCCCCAGGGCGGCCGCGCGGGCGGCCTTCTGGGGCTTATGCGATGTCTTGCGATTTGTGATGACGCTGCGCGCCGGTTGATGCTGCTGCTGAGTTTGACAGGTCTCGCGGCGCGTCGAATGGTCGCGTGGTGGTCGTCACTCGCCCGCCATCTGGGCCGCCGTCTGCAAGAACGTATCCAGCGCGCGTCTCCTGCCTAGTCTGCGCGTGACGGCGTAGACCATGGCGCGGGAAATGCCAGCGGGCAGGCTGCAGATGGCGACGCGGTCGGTGGCGTGGCAGCAGGTGGAGCGGGGGACCAGGGCCACGCCCAGGCCTGCCGCTACCAGGGCCAGTTGCGCCGGGACTTCGGCGACCGTCTGGGCGGCCGACAGGGGCAGGCCGGCGCGGGCGCAGGTTTCAGCCAGGGTGCGGGCGAAGGCTGAGGTGTCCTGGCGCAGCATGACGAAGGCTTCGCCGGCGAGATCGCTCAGTTCCAACCGCTTGCGGGCGGACAGCCGATGGCCCTTGGGGAGCACGGCCACGACCGGATCGGACCACAGGGGCATGGATTGCAGTTCGTCGTCGTCGACGGCGGTCCGCGAGATGCTGACGTCGATGCGGTGTCCGCGCAGCGCGTCGAGCTGCGCGGCGGGGTTCATTTCGTTGAGCAGCACGGAGACCTGGGGATGGGAGGCCTTGTAGCGGGCGATCAGCGCCGGCACGGGGCCCATGAAGTGCGAGCCGGACAGGCCCACCTCGATGCGGCCGGCCAGGCCTTGGTCCACGGCGCGAACCCGCACGGTGGCGTCCTTCAGGCTGGCGAGCAAGGCGCGCACGTCGTTCAGGAAGGCTTCGCCGGCCTCGGTCAAGGTCACGCGGCGGTTGTTGCGGTCAAACAGCTTGACCTCGAGTTCGCGCTCCAGCTGGGCGATCTGCAGGCTGAGCGGCGGTTGCGAAATGTGCAGGCGCGCAGCGGCCCGGGTGAAGTTCAGCTCTTCGGCAAGCACGGCGAAATATCGGAGTTGGCGGATTTCCATGGCGGCCAGTTATTTGGAAAAGATATCAAACCAGATAAAAACTATATTGGAAAATATCGTTCCCGGCGACCAGAATTAGTCCTGCCATAGAGCACACGACCACATCCGGGGACTCGCCAAGAGACCAGCGCTCGCCGCCGCAGGCGCCGCCACCGGCTGACATCCGCATTCCGCATTGCCGGCTTCGCGCGCCCCGCTGCGCGGCTGGCCCTCTTACGCCTTTCGAGGAGCATCGCCATGACCACATCCCCCCGCGCACTACGCATCGGCCAGATCGTACCCAGTTCCAACACCACCATGGAAACCGAGATCCCGGCCATGCTGCGCCTGCGCGAGACCATCGCGCCGGAGCGCTTCACCTTCCATTCCAGCCGCATGCGCATGAAGCAGGTGACGGCGGCGGAACTGGCGTCGATGGACCGGGAATCGGACCGCTGCGCGCAGGAGCTGTCCGATGCGCGCGTGGACGTGCTGGGCTATGCCTGCCTGGTGGCGATCATGAGCCAGGGGCTGGGTTATCACCGCGTCTCGCAGGAGCGCCTGCACCAGGCCACCGTGGACAACGGCGCGCCGGCGCCGGTGATCTCCAGCGCGGGCGCGCTGGTGGAAGGCCTGCACGCCATCGGCGCGCGCAAGGTTTCCATCCTGACTCCCTACATGAAGCCGCTGACCAAGCTGGTGGTGGACTACATCGAAAATGAAGGCATCGAGGTGCAGGACAGCCTGTCGCTGGAGATCCCCGACAACCTGAAGGTCGGCGCGCAGGATCCGATGGCGCCGGCCAGCCATGTGGAACGCCTGAACACGCGCGGCGTGGACGCGGTGGTGCTGTCCGCCTGCGTGCAGATGCCGTCCTTGGCGTCGATCCAGCCGGTGCAGGACCGCCTGGGGCTGCCGGTGGTGACGGCCGCCGCGGCGACGGTCTACCGGATGCTGAAGGTGCTGGACCTGGAAGCGCGCGTGCCCAACGCGGGCGAGCTGCTGACGGGCAAGTACTGAGCCTGCGCGGCGCGTCCTACTTGCCCAGTGACAGGATTTCGTTGGCGTTGACGATGGCGCCCGCGATCTCTTCAGTGGTGACGCGCTTGTTCATGGCCTGCTCGCGGATCAGGTCGTAGGCCTGGTCCTCGGTGACGTTGCGCGTGCGCATGAGGATGCTCTTGGCCTCCGCGATGCGGCGCACGCCCAGGAGCTTGCCTTCGAGCTTGCGCAGGCGCCGGGCATGCGACTTGATGTCGTCGTAGACCTGGCGCGCCACCACCAGCGATGACAGCAGGCCGAACGAGCGCACGGGCGAAGGCAGCACCGCTTTCGCGCCGATGCGCAGCACCGCCTCGACGATGGTCGGATTCTCGTAGGTGACGATGGCGATGACCATGGGCGCGTCTTCGCTCTTGGCCCATTCGAAGCCCAGGTCGATCACGTCCGGTCGCACGGCCAGGAACACCGCGTCCAGCCCTTCGGGCAGGGTCGGCGCCGGAGGCCAGAAGGTCTGCACCTGACAGCCGATCCGTTGCAGCTGCTGCGTCAGCTGGCGGCCGTCGGCGTCGTCGGGGTGATAGACGGCGATCCGCAGCGTGCGCAGGTCCTTGAGCAGGGAGGGCGTCGCGCGCTCCGCGCGCTGGCGGCTGGCGGTATCGCCCATCAGATATCCAGCGAGCTCAGGGTGGCCGTCCAGTCGCCCAGCGAATGGGTGACCAGGTACGGATCGGGATGCACGGACCGCGTGGCCTCGCGCACGATAGTGAATTGGCCTTTGGCATTGACCCGGCCGACACGCGGATACAGGCAGGTGTGGTGATTGGTGGGGTCGATGCGCACGCGGCCCTGCGGCGCCTCGAATTCGCTCTGCAGCACGCGCGGCAGGATTTGCGCGATCTCGTCGGTGCCGGTGTCGCGGAAGGCGTTGGCGAAGATGTGCATCTGGAAGTACGCCGCTTCCCAGCAGAGATTGGGCACGCAATCGTGGCCGAAGCGCCGCCGCAGGCGTTCCAGGCAGCGCCGGTTGATGTCGGAATCGATCGACTGGAAGTACGGCGCGGAGGTGAAGTGGCCGGCCGCCACTTCGGGCTCCATCTGGGAGATTTCCGCTTCGGACGTGGTCAGGCTGGCGATGGGCATGGTCTTCGGATCGAAGCCCGCATCCGCGTAGGCGCGGTACAGGCAGGCCGTGGAGTTGCCCACCACGGTGGAGAAGATGAAGTCCGGGCGCTTGTTGCGGATGTCGTCCAGGATTTCCCGGTAGTCGCGCTCCGTCGCGGTCAAGGGCACGTAGCGCTCGCCGAGCTTGGCGCTGTCCTGCCGCTGCAGCACCAGTTCGCCCATGATGCGGTTGGACTCATAGGGATAGATGTAGTCCGAGCCGATCAGGTAGACCCGGGCGCCGAAGTTGGCGGTCATGAACTCCGCCAGCTGCACGCTGTTCTGGTTGGGTGCGGCGCCGGTGTAGATGATGTTGTTCGAGAACTCGAACCCTTCGTACAGCGTGGGGTAGAACAGCAGGCGGTTCCACTTCTCGACCACCGGCAGCACCGCCTTGCGGCTGCTGGACATGTAGCAGCCAAATATGACGTTCACGCGGTCTTGCGTGATCAGTCTTTCGGCCAGCACGCTGTAGGTGGCGGGGTCGGACCTCGGGTCGTAGCGCACCGCCACGATCTCGCGGCCGTCGACGCCGCCCGCCTCGTTGATCTCGTCGATGGCCAGCAGCGTGCCTTGCAGCTGGGAACGGCCTATGGTCGATGTGGCCCCCGTTTCAGAGAACAACACGCCTACACGGATGGGATCTTTGTTTGCCATGGTCGGGAGGCCCGCTGGCGCGGACTTCCATCCTTTTTCGAGTTCATCAGTTTCAGCACAGCCGCAGCCGGCGTCAACACGAGGATTCCTGGGGTCGTCACATCGTCGCCCGGGCATAGGCACGCAACAGCGCCACCGGCAGCGCAACGGGGTTCGTCACGATCCGGTAGCCGCGGAAACCGAACATGGCGCGCAATTGCGGTTCCGCCTTCGCGTCCAGCGCGACGCAATGCACGCGCACGCCCCGCCCGCGCAATTCCAGCACCGCCTCGCGCGCGTCGTCCACCAGGTAGCGCGGATCATGCGCGTCCACGTCCGACGGTTCGCCGTCGGTCACGATGATGATGGCGCGCCGCTCTCCCGGCGCAAGCAGCGCCAGCGCGCCGGCGTGCCGTAGCGCCGCGCCCAGGCGCGTCGAATAGCGGGCCTGGGCCACGCCTATGCGGCCCAGGCCCGCAGCCGCCTGCGTCCCGGCGTCCAGCAATCGGTAGTAATACACCGCCGCCCGCGTGTCCGAGCAGAAGCCGTGCACGGCGATACGATCGCCTGCGCCCGACGTGGCCTGCGCCAGCAGCAGCGCCGCGCGCTTTTCCAGGTCCAGCACCCTCTCCCCGGCGTCGGACGCCAGATCGTTGGCCGAGGCCGACAGGTCCAGCAGCACCAGCGTGCTGCTGGCGCAGGGCTGGCTACCGGGCCGCATGAAGAAGCGCGCGTCCGGCGCCAGATCCAGGCGCCGGTCGATCAGGACCTCGATCGCGGCATTCAGGTCGATGTCATCCCCTTCCCACTGCCGCCTCAGGCGGCGCGCGCGGCTCAGGCGGCGCGACTGCGGCAGGGCCAGGCGTTGCGCGAAACCGGCAGGCGCGGGCGGCGCAGCGCCGTCCCAGGCGGGCAGCTTCTCGATCACGGTGCACCAGTCCGGCCGGCTGCGGTCCAGCTTGTAATCCCACTCGGGATAGAGATAGCGCCCCAGTTCCGTTTCGCCAGCGGCTTGCTGTACGTCTTCCCGCCCTTGCGATCCCGCATCGCTGGGCTCGGGCGCCATCCCCTGCGAACCCAGGGTCAGTTCCGGTGGTGGGTCGGCCGCGTCGCCGTG includes these proteins:
- a CDS encoding nitric oxide reductase activation protein NorD — its product is MRAILSAEEGGSVSPRLAETLDDKLRRLAARSGEEQAAEARRWIGSLHDVDPECAAAVAERFDQLMAKLTAGGLGRWMLAGLRRYERQPALLRAYFQLRDAYAREALNGEAGAPELDAAQARLSWLLCGLSGRGMAVEALRRPALDGPPSRPVLAPSHLLVPDSYTVLDGADRWALYRAAVAHAAAHLRYSPAAQPVLSLKPMGVAVVSAIEDARVERLLAADYPGVRRWFLPFVPPPPDPADLGFAALIQRMSRLLMDPSLRDDNHWVNKARTLFEAQATDLRDTAAFRRLASVLANDLGQMRVRVNPQQYAVPVPYRDDNAYLWDHGDAADPPPELTLGSQGMAPEPSDAGSQGREDVQQAAGETELGRYLYPEWDYKLDRSRPDWCTVIEKLPAWDGAAPPAPAGFAQRLALPQSRRLSRARRLRRQWEGDDIDLNAAIEVLIDRRLDLAPDARFFMRPGSQPCASSTLVLLDLSASANDLASDAGERVLDLEKRAALLLAQATSGAGDRIAVHGFCSDTRAAVYYYRLLDAGTQAAAGLGRIGVAQARYSTRLGAALRHAGALALLAPGERRAIIIVTDGEPSDVDAHDPRYLVDDAREAVLELRGRGVRVHCVALDAKAEPQLRAMFGFRGYRIVTNPVALPVALLRAYARATM